The Bacillus sp. B-jedd sequence AGAGGCCTAAAAGCACTTTTGCCAACGTTTCCACGTATTTTCCTCCGCCTTAGATTCCGGCTCCGACAATATAAGATAAGCCGATTGATATGACCATTGAAATAAATCCGACAGCGCGGTTATCTCTTTCTATTTCCGCATCGACATTAAACTTTGGGGTCAAGAATTCAAATATGAAATAACCACAGATCAAAAGGATAAAACCGAATACCCCCCAGCCGATCATCGCAAGAACAGAGGTGTGTTCCTGGATAGCATGCCTGAATATATTGGCGATACCGAAGATTTTTCCTCCGGTTGCCATGGCAACAGCCACATTTCCTTTCTTGATTTCTTCCCAATTATTATATTTCGTGACTAATTCAAAGGCAGCCAGGAAGACGACAAGACAAAGGATGACTAAACTATAGTAGGCCGCTATCTGAATGAATTCATTTTTCCAGAAACTTTCCATACCCTTAGCTCCCCAACTTTATTTGAATTCGGCAATCGTAACGCCGGTTCCGCCTTCGCCCGCATCACCAAAGCGGATTTTCTTGACGGACCTGTGGTTCCGCAAATAATCCTGTACCCCCTGCCTCAGAGCCCCGGTGCCTTTGCCGTGGATGATGGATACACGCGGATAGCCTGCCAGGAGCGCGTCATCAAGATATTTTTCCACCTTCATAAGCGCATCCTCAAACCGTTCGCCACGCAAGTCGAGCTCAAGTCCTACATGGGCATCTCTTCCCCGGACGATGGCCATTGGCTTTACTTCCTTCTGCTTTGGCGGCTTGATATATTCCATGTCCTTTTCAGAGACTTTCATTTTTATAATTCCAATCTGGACTTGCCATTCGCAGTCGGCTGTTTTTTCAAGAAGTGTGCCTTTCTGTCCGAATGTAAGGACCGTTACCTCATCACCCGGCTTAAAGGTATGCCCAGCGGCTTTCTTCGCTGCCGGTTTTTCTGTTCTTTCCACGGTCGGGGCCGCGCCGGCAAGCCGCTGCCTTGCCTCGATCAATTCATGTTCCTTAATTTCCGCGTTTTTCTCGAGCCTCAGCTTCCTTAGGTCACTGATGATTTCCTCAGCTTCTTCTGTCGCCTTTTCAACAAGCTTACCGGCCTTTTCGGCTGCCTTTTCCATCAGTGAATCACGCTGCTCGTAAAATTCAATGACCTGCTTTTGCAAATCGGCATGCAGCTTTTCTGCCTGTTTCAGTAAGTCATGGGCTTCGGCGAGTTCATTTTCCGCGTCCCGCCTGCTCGTTTCAAGTTTAGAGATCATCGTATCGATCTGTGAACTGTCTTCGCTGACATGCGATCTTGCATTGGAAATTATCCTCTCGCCAAGGCCAAGGCGCCGCGAGATTTCGAAAGCGTTGCTCCGCCCCGGAACCCCTAAAAGAAGCCTGTATGTCGGGCTCAGCGTTTCCACGTCGAATTCGACACTCGCATTCATGACACCTTCCCGGTTATAGCCATAAGCCTTCAGTTCCGGGTAATGGGTCGTCGCAATGACCCTGGCTCCACGATTATACACTTCATCGAGAATGGAAATGGCCAGGGCTGCGCCTTCCTGCGGATCTGTCCCTGCCCCAAGCTCATCAAACATGACAAAGCTGTTATGGTCAGCTTTATTGAGGATGTCGACAATATTAACCATATGGGAAGAGAATGTACTTAAGCTCTGTTCAATCGACTGCTCATCACCAATATCGGCATACACCGCATCAAAGACTGCCAGCTCCGAACCGTCGAGCGCCGGAATCTGAAGCCCTGACTGAGCCATGAGGGTACACAGGCCCACCGTCTTCAATGTGACGGTCTTTCCGCCTGTATTCGGTCCAGTGATGACGATTGTCGTATAGTCCTTGCCGAGCAAAATGTCATTCGGTACGACTTCGTCCATTGGAATCAGGGGATGGCGCGCCTTGTAAAGGGCGATTCTTCCTTCGTTATTCATCGTCGGCCTGGAGGCCTTTATTGTCCTTCCATAGCGCGCTTTTGCAAAAATAAAATCCAGTTCCCCCAGGACATCTGTGATTACCTCAAGCTCAAAGCTATGCTCGGCAGCCGTCGCCGAAAGTTCGGCAAGGATCCGTTCAATCTCCACCTGCTCCTTGACCCTGATTTCCTGGACCTGGTTATTCAGCTGGACAATCGATTGCGGTTCAATGAACAGCGTCTGTCCAGAGGAACTTTGATCATGGATGATACCGCCATAATGGCCTCTGTACTCCTGCTTGACCGGGATGACAAATCTGTCGTTCCTAATCGTAATGATTGCATCTGAAAGCATTTTTTGGGCACTTGAAGAACGGATCATACTCTCAAGCTTTTCCCTCACCCTTGATTCATTCGACCTTAACTGCTGGCGGAGCGACCGAAGGGTATCACTGGCCGTGTCGAGCACTTCCCCGCTTTCATCGATGGCCATTTTAATCGTCTGTTCAAGATTTGTGAGCGGGATAATTTTGCCGGTATACTCAAAAAGAAGCGGCAGTTTGCTGTTTTCTTCATGAACTCCTTCGATGAATCGCTTGATTTGCCTGCTCGCCGAGATGGTGCTGGCAATCTGGACAAGCTCAGCGGGGCTCAATGTCCCGCCAATGACGGCCCGCTTAATATGGGCGCGTATATCATGGATGCCGGATAATGGCACATTCCCTTTTAATCGGAGCGTTGTTGCCGCCTCGTCCGTCTCCTCCTGGAGCCTGTTCACCTCTTCAAAATCAGATGAAGGGACTAGCTTGGAAATTTTGTCGCGTCCAAGCGCGGATGAGGCATGCCCGAATAGCTGTTCCCTTACCTTGAAAAATTCAAGGACTTTCAATGTTCTTTCCTGCATGGAGAAACCTCTCCTTTTTGCCTAAATGATTTGTCAGTTTCTGTGGTGCAAAAATTGGAGCAAATCCTCCAATTCGTATGTGTTCAAAACAGAACTGCTTTTGATCCAGCCTTTCCTGGCTGCCGCGACGCCGATGCCCATATGGCTGAGCATGGTCATTTTATGCGCGTCTGTATTAATGGCGATTTTCACTCCCGCTTCCTGGGCTTTCTTTAGATGTACATAAGAAAGGTCCAGGCGATGGGGATTTGCATTCAGTTCGAGAGCGGTGTTCGTTTCTTTTGCCATGGCAATCAACATATCAATATCTACATCATAACCATCCCGGCGGCCAATCAGCCGTCCTGTCGGATGGGCGATGATGTCGACATGCGGGTTTTCCAGTGCTGTCCTGAGCCGCCTCATGATTTTTTCGCGCGGCTGCGAGAATGCGGAGTGGATTGATGCGATAACGATGTCGAGTTCCTTGAGGATTTCGTCATCATAATCGAGTGTCCCATCAGGGAGAATATCCATTTCAACGCCTGAAAGGATTTTAAAATCTGTGTATTTATCATTAAGACGCCTGATTTCCTCATGTTGCTCCATGAGCCTTTCAGGCGTGAGGCCGTTTGCCACCTTCAGGAATTGGGAATGGTCAGTAATCGCGATATGGGTATAGCCCATTGCCCTACAGGCTTCTGCCATTTCCTCAATTGTATGGGCTCCATCACTCCAGGTGGAGTGCATATGGAGGTCCGCTTTCATATCTTCTATGCCGACAAGGCCCATATCAGGAGAGTAAATCTCGACTTCGCGTCCATCCTCGCGTATTTCCGGCGGAATGAAAGGCAGGCCGAAATGGGCATAAAACTCTTCCTCTGTTGCAAAAGTTTGCATGCCTGCCTCGTATTCCACTCCATATTCGCTGATTTTTTCGCCACGTTCTTTTGCAAGCTGCCTCATCCGTACGTTGTGATCCTTGGAACCGGTAAAATGGTGGAGCGCGGTTGCGAATTCATCGCTGCTGACAAGCCGGAAATCGGCTGAGATATCGTAATCAAAACCAAAGGTAACGGATACTTTCGTATCACCTGCCCCGATGACTTCCTTTATATCAGGAAGGGAAAGAAGCTGCTCTTTGACAGACTCATGATTGGAGGTGGCGATAATGAAATCCAGGTCCTTCACGGTTTCCGCCCATCTCCTGATGCTCCCTGCCTGTGAAAACTTCTCGATATCTTTCATTTGAGCCAGCTGACCTTCAATTTTTGCCGCTATAGGAAGCAT is a genomic window containing:
- a CDS encoding DUF350 domain-containing protein encodes the protein MESFWKNEFIQIAAYYSLVILCLVVFLAAFELVTKYNNWEEIKKGNVAVAMATGGKIFGIANIFRHAIQEHTSVLAMIGWGVFGFILLICGYFIFEFLTPKFNVDAEIERDNRAVGFISMVISIGLSYIVGAGI
- a CDS encoding endonuclease MutS2, translating into MQERTLKVLEFFKVREQLFGHASSALGRDKISKLVPSSDFEEVNRLQEETDEAATTLRLKGNVPLSGIHDIRAHIKRAVIGGTLSPAELVQIASTISASRQIKRFIEGVHEENSKLPLLFEYTGKIIPLTNLEQTIKMAIDESGEVLDTASDTLRSLRQQLRSNESRVREKLESMIRSSSAQKMLSDAIITIRNDRFVIPVKQEYRGHYGGIIHDQSSSGQTLFIEPQSIVQLNNQVQEIRVKEQVEIERILAELSATAAEHSFELEVITDVLGELDFIFAKARYGRTIKASRPTMNNEGRIALYKARHPLIPMDEVVPNDILLGKDYTTIVITGPNTGGKTVTLKTVGLCTLMAQSGLQIPALDGSELAVFDAVYADIGDEQSIEQSLSTFSSHMVNIVDILNKADHNSFVMFDELGAGTDPQEGAALAISILDEVYNRGARVIATTHYPELKAYGYNREGVMNASVEFDVETLSPTYRLLLGVPGRSNAFEISRRLGLGERIISNARSHVSEDSSQIDTMISKLETSRRDAENELAEAHDLLKQAEKLHADLQKQVIEFYEQRDSLMEKAAEKAGKLVEKATEEAEEIISDLRKLRLEKNAEIKEHELIEARQRLAGAAPTVERTEKPAAKKAAGHTFKPGDEVTVLTFGQKGTLLEKTADCEWQVQIGIIKMKVSEKDMEYIKPPKQKEVKPMAIVRGRDAHVGLELDLRGERFEDALMKVEKYLDDALLAGYPRVSIIHGKGTGALRQGVQDYLRNHRSVKKIRFGDAGEGGTGVTIAEFK
- the polX gene encoding DNA polymerase/3'-5' exonuclease PolX, which encodes MEKNKKDVISLLETIAIYLEIKGENPFKVSAFRKAAFALETDNRSLSGITDFTAISGIGKGTAAVIEEYIQEGQSSVLKELQEEVPAGLVPLLKLPGLGGKKLAKLHELLGIEDITDLEEACRMGKIEGLPGFGKKSQEKILAAIEKAGERPERLPLAYMLPIAAKIEGQLAQMKDIEKFSQAGSIRRWAETVKDLDFIIATSNHESVKEQLLSLPDIKEVIGAGDTKVSVTFGFDYDISADFRLVSSDEFATALHHFTGSKDHNVRMRQLAKERGEKISEYGVEYEAGMQTFATEEEFYAHFGLPFIPPEIREDGREVEIYSPDMGLVGIEDMKADLHMHSTWSDGAHTIEEMAEACRAMGYTHIAITDHSQFLKVANGLTPERLMEQHEEIRRLNDKYTDFKILSGVEMDILPDGTLDYDDEILKELDIVIASIHSAFSQPREKIMRRLRTALENPHVDIIAHPTGRLIGRRDGYDVDIDMLIAMAKETNTALELNANPHRLDLSYVHLKKAQEAGVKIAINTDAHKMTMLSHMGIGVAAARKGWIKSSSVLNTYELEDLLQFLHHRN